Proteins encoded together in one Papaver somniferum cultivar HN1 unplaced genomic scaffold, ASM357369v1 unplaced-scaffold_21, whole genome shotgun sequence window:
- the LOC113339513 gene encoding uncharacterized protein LOC113339513, whose protein sequence is MASIHFDGKADSWFLDYQEGKILIDWLQFSSDVCCRFEDVAYDNYVGIFNKFSQLTTVEDYYERYESLKALMKDRNPSLSGAYFTMSFISGLKEEICNPVKMFKPTSETDAFYLARMQQASVDFQNKRF, encoded by the coding sequence ATGGCTTCCATTCATTTTGATGGTAAAGCAGATTCATGGTTTTTAGACTATCAGGAGGGTAAAATTCTTATCGATTGGCTTCAATTTTCTTCTGATGTTTGTTGTCGTTTTGAAGATGTTGCTTATGATAATTATGTGGGTATATTTAATAAATTTTCTCAGCTCACAACAGTTGAGGATTATTATGAACGTTATGAGTCATTAAAAGCTTTAATGAAGGATCGCAATCCATCTCTTTCTGGTGCTTATTTTACAATGAGTTTTATTAGTGGTCTCAAGGAAGAAATTTGTAATCCAGTGAAGATGTTTAAACCCACTTCAGAAACTGATGCATTCTATCTTGCTAGAATGCAACAAGCTTCTGTAGATTTTCAGAACAAACGTTTTTAA